A genomic region of Raphanus sativus cultivar WK10039 chromosome 6, ASM80110v3, whole genome shotgun sequence contains the following coding sequences:
- the LOC108810978 gene encoding phytosulfokines 1-like — protein MMKRKSKVLIIFFTLVLLLSVALSVISREDGFAPLKQSPSSRTSSMHESRKGDGDGVECKNSDSEEECLVKKTVAAHTDYIYTQDMNISP, from the exons ATGATGAAGAGGAAAAGTAAAGTGTTGATCATCTTTTTCACTCTAGTTTTGCTTCTAAGCGTGGCTTTGAGTGTTATTTCAAGAGAAGATGGTTTTGCCCCTCTCAAACAATCTCCCTCCTCCAGGACCTCCTCCATGCAT GAGAGTAGGAAAGGCGATGGAGATGGAGTAGAGTGCAAGAACTCAGACAGTGAAGAAGAATGTCTTGTTAAGAAAACTGTAGCTGCTCACACCGATTACATCTATACGCAAGACATGAACATATCTCCTTGA
- the LOC108809935 gene encoding basic leucine zipper 43-like, with product MNTIPEEFTGYFKYVSPEKYNNQTPIMEFEYFNMHSSPTSSSYYINGLINNNSYYSSSSNGHDLMMSNNSASDEDHQQSMAIDERKQRRMISNRESARRSRMRKQRHLDELWSQVIRLRTDNHCLIDKLNNVSASHELALKENAKLKEETSDLRQLITEIKSNKEDDNSFLRELEDSISNAGSGSDQTGRNFELY from the coding sequence ATGAACACAATTCCGGAGGAGTTCACCGGATACTTCAAATATGTATCGCCggaaaaatataataaccaaACACCAATCATGGAGTTTGAATACTTCAACATGCACTCTTCTCCTACTTCTTCCTCCTACTACATCAACGGTCTGATCAACAACAATAGCTACTACTCTTCATCATCCAATGGTCACGATCTAATGATGAGCAACAACTCAGCATCAGACGAAGATCACCAACAAAGCATGGCCATCGATGAGAGAAAACAAAGAAGGATGATCTCTAACAGAGAATCTGCTCGTAGGTCAAGGATGAGAAAGCAGAGACATCTCGATGAGCTTTGGTCTCAAGTGATACGACTTCGTACTGATAACCACTGTCTTATTGATAAGCTAAACAACGTATCTGCAAGCCATGAGCTTGCTTTGAAGGAGAACGCTAAGCTTAAAGAGGAAACTTCTGATCTCAGACAACTAATCACTGAGATAAAATCTAACAAAGAAGACGACAACAGTTTTCTAAGAGAGCTTGAAGATTCGATATCAAACGCTGGATCGGGTTCAGACCAAACGGGAAGAAATTTTGAGTTGTATTAA